The Acidobacteriota bacterium genome window below encodes:
- a CDS encoding 30S ribosomal protein S12, protein MPTISQLVRKGRERVVNKTKSPALQGCPQKRGVCVRVFTQTPKKPNSALRKVARVRLTNAIEVTSYIPGEGHNLQEHSLALIRGGRVKDLPGVRYHVVRGTLDTVGVAGRKQSRSKYGAKRPKS, encoded by the coding sequence GTGCCGACGATTAGCCAGCTCGTCCGCAAGGGACGGGAACGGGTCGTCAACAAGACGAAGAGCCCGGCCCTGCAGGGCTGCCCGCAGAAACGGGGCGTCTGTGTTCGCGTCTTCACGCAGACGCCGAAGAAGCCGAACTCGGCCCTCCGGAAGGTGGCGCGGGTCCGGTTGACCAACGCCATCGAGGTGACGAGCTACATCCCCGGCGAGGGGCACAACCTGCAGGAGCACTCGCTGGCCCTGATCCGGGGCGGGCGCGTGAAGGATCTGCCCGGCGTGCGGTATCACGTCGTGCGGGGGACGCTCGACACCGTCGGGGTGGCGGGCCGCAAGCAGAGTCGATCGAAGTACGGCGCGAAGCGCCCGAAGTCGTAG
- the rpsG gene encoding 30S ribosomal protein S7 translates to MPRRREVPKREVPADPVYNSTLLTKFVRMIMKSGKRSVAEGIVYGSLDIIKERTGDDPLKIFKRAVDNTKPSLEVKSRRVGGSNYQVPVEVTQNRRLSLSIRWLTSYARSRGDGKTMREKLANELIDASNLRGGSVKKREDTHRMAEANKAFAHYRW, encoded by the coding sequence ATGCCACGCAGACGAGAAGTGCCGAAGCGCGAGGTGCCGGCGGACCCCGTGTACAACAGCACGCTGCTCACGAAGTTCGTGCGCATGATCATGAAGAGCGGCAAACGGAGCGTCGCCGAAGGCATCGTCTACGGCAGCCTCGACATCATCAAGGAACGGACCGGCGACGATCCGCTCAAGATCTTCAAGCGGGCGGTCGACAACACGAAGCCGAGCCTGGAAGTGAAGTCGCGGCGCGTCGGCGGATCGAACTACCAGGTGCCGGTCGAGGTGACGCAGAATCGACGCCTGTCGTTGAGCATCCGCTGGTTGACCTCGTACGCGCGCAGCCGCGGCGACGGCAAGACGATGCGGGAGAAGCTGGCGAACGAGCTGATCGACGCGTCGAACCTCCGGGGCGGCTCGGTGAAGAAACGGGAAGATACGCACCGCATGGCGGAGGCCAACAAGGCATTTGCGCACTACCGCTGGTAG